A part of Populus alba chromosome 8, ASM523922v2, whole genome shotgun sequence genomic DNA contains:
- the LOC118052227 gene encoding caffeoylshikimate esterase, protein MAGETGNVRYDEELVLNSRGMKLFTCKWIPMNQEPKALIFICHGYAMECSVTMNSTAIRLAKAGFAVYGMDYEGHGKSAGLQGYVENMDLVINDCSSHFTSICEKQENKGRMRYLLGESLGGAVALLLHRKKPDFWDGAVLVAPMCKIADDVKPPQMVITILRNLCSVIPTWKIIPTKDIVDVAFKLPEVRQQIRENPHCYKGTPRLNTGHELLRISLDLEQRLEEVSLPFLVLHGEEDKVTDKSVSEKLFSVASSSDKTIKLYPEMWHGLLYGEPVENRDIVFGDIIDWLGNRTHLGNTRLEMEQKRMNDAPSKSKQEQEIQW, encoded by the exons ATG GCAGGAGAGACTGGGAATGTCAGATATGATGAG GAGCTTGTGTTGAATTCTCGAGGAATGAAGCTTTTCACATGCAAATGGATTCCCATGAACCAAGAACCAAAAGCCTTGATCTTTATTTGCCATGGTTATGCCATGGAATGCAGCGTCACCATGAATA GCACCGCTATTCGCCTTGCAAAGGCAGGTTTTGCAGTGTATGGTATGGATTATGAAGGCCATGGAAAATCAGCCGGTTTACAAGGCTATGTAGAAAACATGGATCTTGTCATCAATGATTGCTCAAGTCATTTTACAAGCATATGTG agaAGCAAGAGAACAAGGGGAGGATGAGATATCTGTTAGGAGAATCCCTGGGCGGAGCAGTTGCTTTGCTCCTCCACAGAAAGAAGCCAGATTTTTGGGACGGTGCAGTGTTGGTGGCACCCATGTGTAAG ATTGCAGATGATGTGAAGCCACCTCAAATGGTAATTACTATTTTAAGAAATCTTTGCAGTGTCATTCCAACTTGGAAAATAATCCCAACTAAGGATATCGTGGATGTTGCCTTTAAACTACCTGAAGTAAGACAGCAG ATTAGAGAGAACCCACATTGCTACAAAGGGACACCTCGCTTGAATACCGGCCATGAACTTCTAAGAATTAGCTTGGATCTTGAGCAGAGGCTTGAAGAAGTGTCGTTGCCATTTCTAGTTCTGCATGGTGAAGAAGATAAAGTGACAGATAAATCTGTAAGCGAGAAACTCTTCAGTGTGGCTTCAAGTTCAGACAAGACCATTAAGCTGTATCCTGAGATGTGGCACGGTCTACTCTATGGAGAACCAGTAGAAAACCGTGACATAGTTTTTGGAGACATTATCGACTGGTTAGGGAACAGAACTCATCTTGGAAATACCAGATTGGAGATGGAGCAAAAACGTATGAATGATGCTCCTTCCAAGTCTAAACAAGAGCAAGAAATTcagtggtga
- the LOC118052206 gene encoding spliceosome-associated protein 130 A, with the protein MYLYSLTLQRATGVVSAINGNFSGGKAQEIVVARGKVLDLLRPDENGKLQTVLSVEIFGAIRSLAQFRLTGAQKDYIVVGSDSGRIVILEYNKERNVFDKIHQETFGKSGCRRIVPGQYLAVDPKGRAVMIGACEKQKLVYVLNRDTVARLTISSPLEAHKSHTICYSVCGVDCGFDNPIFAAIELDYSEADQDSTGQAASEAQKNLTFYELDLGLNHVSRKWSEQVDNGANMLVTVPGGGDGPSGILVCAENFVIYKNQGHPDVRAVIPRRADLPAERGVLIVSAATHKQKSMFFFLLQTEYGDIFKVTLDHENDKVKELKIKYFDTIPVTSSICVLKSGFLFAASEFGNHALYQFQAIGEEEDVEASSATLMETEEGFQPVFFQPRGLKNLVRIDQVESLMPVMDMKVANLFDEETPQIFSLCGRGPRSSLRILRPGLAISEMAVSQLPGVPSAVWTVKRNANDEFDAYIVVSFNNATLVLSIGETVEEVSDSGFLDTTPSLAVSLIGDDSLMQIHPNGIRHIREDGRINEWRTPGKRTIVKVGSNRLQVVIALSGGELIYFEVDMTGQLMEVEKHEMSGDVACLDIAPVPEGRQRSRFLAVGSYDNTIRVLSLDPDDCMQILSVQSVSAPPESLLFLEVQASIGGEDGADHPASLFLNAGLQTGVLFRTVVDMVTGQLSDSRSRFLGLRAPKLFAINVRGRRAMLCLSSRPWLGYIHQGHFLLTPLSYETLEYAASFSSDQCAEGVVAVAGDALRIFTIERLGETFNETAIPLRYTPRKFVLQPKRKLLVIIESDQGAYTAEEREAAKKECFEAAGMGENGSANAEKMENGDDDDKDDPLSDEQYGYPKAEADRWVSCIRVLDPRSATTTCLLELQDNEAAFSVCTVNFHDKEHGTLLAVGTAKGLQFWPKRSLIAGFIHIYKFVDDGKSLELLHKTQVEGVPLALCQFQGRLLAGIGSVLRLYDLGKKRLLRKCENKLFPNSIVSIHTYRDRIYVGDIQESFHFCKYRRDENQLYIFADDSVPRWLTASYHVDFDTMAGADKFGNIYFVRLPQDVSDEIEEDPTGGKIKWEQGKLNGAPNKVEEIVQFHIGDVVNCLQKASLIPGGGECIMYGTVMGSVGALLPFTSRDDVDFFSHLEMHLRQDHPPLCGRDHMAYRSAYFPVKDVIDGDLCEQFPTLPLDAQRKIADELDRTPGEILKKLEEVRNKII; encoded by the exons ATGTACCTCTACAGCCTCACTCTCCAACGAGCTACCGGAGTCGTTTCCGCCATAAACGGGAACTTCTCCGGCGGTAAAGCACAAGAAATCGTAGTCGCTCGCGGCAAAGTTCTCGATCTCCTCCGACCTGACGAGAACGGTAAGCTGCAAACAGTTCTCTCTGTTGAAATATTCGGTGCTATTCGCTCATTAGCTCAGTTTAGACTAACTGGAGCTCAAAAAGATTATATTGTTGTTGGTTCTGATTCGGGCAGGATTGTAATTTTAGAATATAACAAGGAGAGAAATGTCTTTGACAAAATTCATCAAGAAACTTTTGGAAAATCTGGCTGTCGCCGTATTGTTCCGGGTCAGTATTTGGCTGTGGATCCGAAAGGAAGGGCTGTTATGATTGGTGCCTGTGAGAAACAGAAGCtagtttatgttttgaatagaGATACTGTTGCTAGGCTAACCATTTCTTCGCCTTTAGAGGCTCATAAGTCGCATACTATATGTTACTCAGTATGTGGTGTTGATTGTGGGTTTGATAATCCGATTTTTGCTGCGATTGAGTTGGATTATTCGGAAGCTGATCAGGACTCGACAGGGCAAGCTGCTAGTGAAGCGCAGAAGAATTTGACATTTTATGAGCTTGATCTGGGGCTTAATCACGTGTCTAGGAAATGGTCTGAGCAGGTTGATAATGGCGCTAATATGCTTGTTACAGTACCTGGAGGTGGTGATGGGCCAAGTGGTATTTTAGTTTGTGCGGAGAATTTCGTGATTTATAAGAATCAAGGGCATCCTGATGTGAGGGCTGTGATTCCTAGGCGTGCTGATTTGCCTGCTGAACGTGGGGTTTTGATAGTTTCTGCAGCAACACATAAGCAGAAATCgatgtttttctttctgttgCAGACTGAGTACGGTGACATTTTTAAGGTTACATTGGATCATGAGAATGACAAGGTTAAGGAGTTGAAGATTAAGTATTTTGACACGATCCCAGTTACTTCTTCGATATGTGTGTTGAAATCAGGGTTTTTGTTTGCTGCATCAGAGTTTGGGAATCATGCATTGTATCAGTTTCAGGCCATTGGGGAGGAAGAGGATGTGGAGGCCTCATCTGCTACTTTGATGGAAACTGAGGAAGGCTTCCAGCCTGTGTTTTTCCAGCCAAGAGGGTTAAAGAATCTTGTTAGGATTGACCAGGTTGAGAGCTTGATGCCTGTTATGGACATGAAGGTTGCTAATCTTTTTGATGAAGAAACCCCTCAGATATTTTCACTTTGTGGGCGTGGTCCTCGCTCCTCATTGAGGATATTGAGGCCTGGTTTGGCTATTAGTGAGATGGCTGTGTCACAGCTTCCTGGTGTACCAAGTGCTGTTTGGACTGTGAAAAGGAATGCTAATGATGAGTTTGATGCATATATTGTTGTGTCCTTTAACAACGCAACTCTTGTGCTTTCAATTGGAGAAACAGTTGAGGAAGTTAGCGATAGTGGTTTTCTTGATACCACACCTTCCCTTGCTGTTTCTTTAATTGGTGATGATTCTTTGATGCAAATTCACCCAAATGGCATAAGACATATTAGGGAAGATGGGCGTATTAATGAGTGGAGAACTCCTGGAAAGAGGACAATTGTGAAAGTTGGCTCTAATAGACTTCAAGTGGTTATTGCTTTAAGTGGAGGAGAGCTTATATATTTTGAGGTGGATATGACCGGTCAGCTAATGGAGGTGGAGAAGCATGAGATGTCTGGAGATGTGGCCTGTTTGGACATTGCCCCTGTTCCAGAAGGAAGACAGAGGTCTCGATTCCTAGCAGTTGGTTCGTATGATAACACCATCCGTGTCTTGTCTTTGGATCCTGATGACTGTATGCAGATTCTGAGTGTGCAAAGTGTTTCGGCGCCTCCAGAATCCCTCCTGTTTCTTGAGGTTCAGGCATCAATTGGTGGCGAAGATGGTGCTGATCACCCTGCCAGTCTTTTCCTCAATGCTGGTTTGCAGACTGGGGTTCTATTTAGGACAGTGGTGGATATGGTGACAGGCCAGCTTTCTGACTCCCGTTCCCGGTTTTTGGGGTTGAGGGCCCCAAAACTTTTTGCCATTAATGTGAGAGGTCGACGTGCGATGCTGTGCTTATCTAGCCGACCCTGGCTTGGTTATATTCACCAAGGGCATTTTCTATTAACACCCCTTTCATATGAAACTCTTGAATATGCTGCTTCATTCTCATCTGATCAGTGTGCAGAAGGTGTGGTTGCTGTTGCCGGGGATGCGTTGAGGATTTTTACAATTGAGAGATTGGGAGAAACATTCAATGAAACTGCAATACCTCTAAGATACACTCCAAGAAAGTTTGTGCTTCAACCTAAGCGAAAATTGTTGGTCATTATTGAGAGTGATCAAGGAGCGTATACAGCAGAGGAGCGTGAGGCAGCAAAAAAAGAGTGCTTCGAAGCTGCTGGAATGGGGGAAAATGGAAGTGCCAATGCTGAGAAGATGGaaaatggtgatgatgatgataaagatGACCCCCTATCTGATGAGCAGTATGGTTATCCAAAGGCTGAGGCAGACAGGTGGGTTTCTTGCATTAGAGTACTTGACCCAAGGTCAGCTACTACTACTTGCTTGCTGGAACTTCAGGACAATGAAGCTGCTTTTAGTGTATGCACTGTAAATTTCCACGACAAGGAGCATGGAACTCTCTTAGCTGTTGGTACAGCCAAGGGACTGCAGTTTTGGCCCAAAAGAAGCTTAATTGCTGGGTTCATTCACATTTATAAATTTGTGGATGATGGTAAAAGCCTGGAACTCTTGCATAAGACACAAGTAGAAGGAGTTCCACTTGCTTTGTGTCAGTTTCAGGGAAGATTACTTGCAGGAATAGGATCAGTGCTCAGATTGTATGACTTGGGGAAAAAAAGGTTGCTTAGAAAATGTGAGAATAAGCTGTTCCCCAACTCCATTGTCTCTATTCACACCTATCGTGATCGGATTTATGTGGGGGACATTCAAGAA TCATTTCATTTCTGCAAGTACAGGCGGGATGAAAATCAGCTTTATATTTTTGCTGATGATAGTGTTCCAAGATGGCTTACAGCATCATATCACGTAGATTTTGATACCATGGCTGGTGCAGACAAGTTTGGGAATATCTACTTTGTGAGGTTGCCACAGGATGTTTCTGATGAGATAGAAGAAGATCCAACTGGCGGAAAGATAAAGTGGGAGCAGGGAAAGCTTAATGGAGCTCCAAACAAGGTAGAGGAGATAGTACAGTTTCATATTGGTGATGTGGTTAATTGCTTGCAGAAGGCATCTCTAATTCCAGGCGGTGGAGAATGCATCATGTATGGGACAGTGATGGGGAGCGTGGGGGCCCTACTTCCATTCACCTCTCGAGATGATGTTGACTTCTTTTCACACTTGGAGATGCATTTGAGACAAGACCACCCACCTTTGTGTGGAAGAGATCATATGGCATATAGGTCTGCTTATTTTCCTGTTAAG GATGTGATCGATGGAGATCTATGTGAGCAGTTCCCGACCTTGCCGCTTGATGCACAAAGAAAAATTGCAGATGAGCTGGACAGAACTCCTGGGGAGATACTCAAGAAACTTGAAGAAGTTCGAAACAAGATCATCTGA
- the LOC118052228 gene encoding dirigent protein 25: MEIHKILPTTNRAIACLLFLTLTIVFTTSARTLDEQPEAPVVPPESDNAVDDTVTGVPPLPTPLAPTQPNPTGLAASTSAAISNPGHTLSFFMHDILGGTKPSARAVTGIVSNPAVSGQVPFAKPNGANLPINNGVPQNNNNNGLINNNNLPFLSGLGGTTQPVVQNNGNNFNNAFNLPLSNGGNLPSGSTLQKLMFGTITVIDDELTEGNDLRSSFVGKAQGFYVASSLDGTSQTLAFTAMFQSGHYADSLNFFGVLRTGVSESQLAIMGGTGKYVNAQGYAIIKIIPSTNQNTTDGVETLLEFVVYVSY, translated from the coding sequence ATGGAAATTCACAAAATTCTCCCTACCACAAACAGGGCCATAGCCTGTCTTCTGTTCCTCACTCTTACCATTGTATTTACTACCTCAGCTAGAACCCTGGATGAGCAACCAGAGGCACCTGTTGTTCCACCGGAGTCAGACAATGCAGTCGATGATACTGTCACCGGTGTTCCACCACTACCTACACCATTAGCACCCACACAGCCTAATCCAACTGGCTTGGCTGCAAGCACTAGTGCCGCGATAAGTAATCCTGGTCATACCTTAAGCTTCTTCATGCATGACATTCTTGGTGGAACAAAACCCTCGGCTAGAGCCGTGACTGGCATAGTCAGCAACCCGGCAGTCTCTGGTCAAGTCCCATTTGCCAAACCTAATGGTGCAAACCTCCCAATAAATAATGGCGTGCCCCAGAATAACAACAATAACGGccttataaacaacaacaacctaCCTTTCCTCAGTGGCCTTGGTGGCACCACACAGCCTGTGGTTCAAAACAATGGTAATAACTTCAACAATGCATTTAACCTGCCACTGAGCAATGGAGGCAATCTTCCATCTGGTTCCACTCTTCAAAAGCTCATGTTTGGAACCATCACTGTGATCGACGACGAGCTAACCGAAGGGAATGATTTACGGTCAAGTTTTGTAGGTAAGGCACAAGGGTTCTATGTGGCTAGTTCTCTGGATGGTACCAGCCAAACTCTGGCATTCACAGCTATGTTTCAGAGTGGTCATTATGCTGATAGCCTTAACTTTTTCGGGGTTCTCAGAACAGGAGTCTCCGAGTCTCAGCTTGCTATCATGGGTGGAACTGGAAAGTATGTCAATGCTCAGGGTTATGCTATTATTAAGATCATCCCTTCTACCAATCAGAATACGACCGATGGTGTTGAGACCTTGCTGGAGTTCGTTGTTTATGTTAGCTACTAA
- the LOC118052231 gene encoding glutathione S-transferase DHAR2 isoform X1, with amino-acid sequence MALEICVKAVVGAPNILGDCPFCQRVLLSLEEKKIPYKSHLINLGDKPQWFLEISPEGKVPVVKIDDKWVADSDVIVGILEEKNPEPPLATPPEFASVGSKIFPSFVKFLKSKDPNDGTEQALLEELKALDGHLKAHGPFIAGEKITAVDLSLAPKLYHLEVALGHFKNWTIPDNLTHVLNYIKLLFSRESFKKTKAAEEHVIAGWEPKVNA; translated from the exons ATGGCTTTAGAGATCTGTGTCAAAGCTGTTGTTGGTGCCCCTAATATTCTCGGAGATT GCCCATTCTGCCAGAGAGTTCTGTTGAGTctggaagagaagaaaattccATACAAGTCTCATCTCATCAATCTGGGTGATAAACCTCAGTG GTTTTTGGAGATAAGCCCGGAAGGAAAGGTCCCAGTGGTGAAAATTGATGACAAATGGGTCGCAGATTCTGACGTCATTGTTGGTATCTTAGAGGAGAAAAACCCTGAACCCCCTCTTGCCACTCCTCCGGAATTTGCCTCTGT GGGTTCGAAGATATTCCCATCTTTTGTTAAGTTCTTGAAGAGCAAGGATCCTAATGATGGAACTGAGCAGGCTTTGCTTGAGGAATTGAAGGCATTGGATGGGCATCTCAAGGCGCAT GGTCCTTTCATTGCTGGGGAAAAGATCACAGCAGTGGATTTGAGCTTGGCTCCGAAGCTTTACCATCTTGAGGTTGCTCTTGGCCATTTCAAGAACTGGACTATACCTGACAATTTGACACATGTCCTCAACTACATTAAG TTGTTGTTCTCCCGTGAATCTTTCAAGAAGACAAAAGCTGCCGAGGAACATGTCATTGCTGGATGGGAGCCAAAGGTCAATGCATGA
- the LOC118052231 gene encoding glutathione S-transferase DHAR2 isoform X2, translating to MALEICVKAVVGAPNILGDCPFCQRVLLSLEEKKIPYKSHLINLGDKPQWFLEISPEGKVPVVKIDDKWVADSDVIVGILEEKNPEPPLATPPEFASVGSKIFPSFVKFLKSKDPNDGTEQALLEELKALDGHLKAHGPFIAGEKITAVDLSLAPKLYHLEVALGHFKNWTIPDNLTHVLNYIKLNDKTYYGAGCDILEILKH from the exons ATGGCTTTAGAGATCTGTGTCAAAGCTGTTGTTGGTGCCCCTAATATTCTCGGAGATT GCCCATTCTGCCAGAGAGTTCTGTTGAGTctggaagagaagaaaattccATACAAGTCTCATCTCATCAATCTGGGTGATAAACCTCAGTG GTTTTTGGAGATAAGCCCGGAAGGAAAGGTCCCAGTGGTGAAAATTGATGACAAATGGGTCGCAGATTCTGACGTCATTGTTGGTATCTTAGAGGAGAAAAACCCTGAACCCCCTCTTGCCACTCCTCCGGAATTTGCCTCTGT GGGTTCGAAGATATTCCCATCTTTTGTTAAGTTCTTGAAGAGCAAGGATCCTAATGATGGAACTGAGCAGGCTTTGCTTGAGGAATTGAAGGCATTGGATGGGCATCTCAAGGCGCAT GGTCCTTTCATTGCTGGGGAAAAGATCACAGCAGTGGATTTGAGCTTGGCTCCGAAGCTTTACCATCTTGAGGTTGCTCTTGGCCATTTCAAGAACTGGACTATACCTGACAATTTGACACATGTCCTCAACTACATTAAG TTGAATGACAAGACCTACTATGGTGCGGGGTGTGATATTCTTGAAATTCTCAAACATTGA
- the LOC118052214 gene encoding sulfate transporter 4.1, chloroplastic — protein MERTFASSGSRDLPTISVSYSSSSSLGPSMPTRPVKIIPLQHPNTTTSSSLNPLPGALFSRWTAKVKRITLVQWIDTFLPCCRWIRTYKWREYFQPDLMAGLTVGVMLVPQAMSYAKLAGLHPIYGLYTGFIPIFVYAIFGSSRQLAIGPVALVSLLVSNVLGGIVNSSDELYTELAILLAFMVGILECIMALLRLGWLIRFISHSVISGFTSASAIVIALSQAKYFLGYDIVRSSKIVPLIKSIISGAHKFSWPPFVMGSCILAILLVMKHLGKSRKQFRFLRAAGPLTAVVLGTLFVKMFHPSSISLVGEIPQGLPSFSFPKKFEYAKSLIPTAMLITGVAILESVGIAKALAAKNGYELDSSQELFGLGLANIMGSLFSAYPSTGSFSRSAVNNESGAKTGLSGVVAGIIMCCSLLFLTPLFEYIPQCALAAIVISAVMGLVDYDEAIFLWHVDKKDFVLWIITSATTLFLGIEIGVLVGVGASLAFVIHESANPHIAVLGRLPGTTVYRNIEQYPEAYTYNGIVIVRIDAPIYFANISFIKDRLREYEVDADKSSRRGPEVEKIYFVILEMSPITYIDSSAVQALKDLHQEYKSRDIQICISNPNRDVLLTLTKAGIVELLGKERYFVRVHDAVQVCLQHVQSSTQSPKKPDPSAEEKPRIFKRLSKQREEDLSIAELESGDNKTSAPKHTKPHLEPLLSRRS, from the exons ATGGAGAGAACCTTCGCCTCTTCAGGCTCTCGGGATCTCCCCACAATCTCTGTATCCTACTCTTCCTCTTCATCACTCGGACCCTCCATGCCGACCCGACCCGTCAAAATCATTCCTCTTCAACATCCAAACACGACGACGTCTTCGTCCTTGAATCCCCTGCCCGGGGCCCTGTTCTCGAGATGGACAGCAAAAGTCAAACGAATCACCCTGGTTCAGTGGATCGACACGTTTCTCCCTTGTTGCCGTTGGATTAGAACTTATAAATGGCGCGAGTATTTCCAGCCTGATCTCATGGCCGGTCTCACCGTCGGTGTCATGCTCGTTCCCCAG GCAATGTCTTATGCAAAATTGGCAGGACTGCACCCAATTTATGGATTAT ACACTGGTTTTATACCGATATTTGTGTATGCTATATTTGGGTCATCTCGGCAACTTGCAATTGGACCGGTGGCATTGGTTTCTCTGCTAGTCTCTAATGTATTGGGTGGAATTGTCAATTCATCTGATGAGTTATACACAGAACTTGCGATATTATTAGCATTTATGGTTGGAATATTGGAATGCATAATGGCACTTTTGAG GCTTGGATGGCTTATCCGCTTCATCAGCCACTCCGTGATTTCTGGCTTCACTAGTGCTTCAGCCATTGTTATTGCACTGTCCCAAGCAAAGTATTTCTTGGGGTATGATATTGTACGAAGTAGCAAGATTGTGCCGTTGATTAAAAGCATAATATCTGGAGCACATAAG TTCTCTTGGCCTCCTTTTGTGATGGGATCTTGCATTCTTGCAATACTTTTGGTCATGAAACATTTG ggaaAATCAAGGAAGCAGTTCAGGTTCCTACGGGCAGCAGGTCCACTTACAGCAGTTGTTTTGGGTACACTTTTTGTGAAAATGTTTCATCCATCCTCGATTTCTTTG GTAGGAGAGATACCCCAGGGACTCCCAAGCTtctcttttccaaaaaaattcgAGTATGCAAAGTCTTTAATTCCAACAGCAATGCTTATTACCGGAGTAGCCATATTG GAATCTGTTGGGATTGCTAAAGCATTGGCAGCAAAGAATGGGTATGAGCTGGATTCAAGTCAAGAG TTGTTCGGTCTTGGTTTGGCCAATATAATGGGCTCATTATTTTCAGCATACCCTTCAACAG GCTCGTTTTCTAGGTCAGCTGTAAATAATGAAAGTGGGGCTAAAACCGGCTTATCTGGAGTTGTAGCTGGAATAATTATGTGCTGTTCTCTTTTATTCTTGACTCCGTTGTTTGAATACATACCACAG TGTGCTCTAGCTGCAATAGTAATATCTGCTGTGATGGGCCTG GTGGATTATGATGAGGCTATCTTCTTATGGCATGTGGATAAGAAAGATTTTGTTCTTTGGATCATTACCAGTGCTACAACATTGTTCCTTGGGATTGAGATTGGTGTCCTTGTTGGG GTTGGTGCATCACTTGCTTTTGTCATCCACGAATCTGCAAATCCACACATTG CTGTCTTGGGACGTCTTCCTGGCACCACTGTCTACAGAAATATTGAACAGTATCCAGAAGCATATACTTACAATGGAATTGTAATTGTTCGCATTGATGCACCCATCTATTTTGCTAATATAAGTTTCATAAAGGACAG GTTACGGGAATACGAGGTTGATGCTGACAAATCTTCCAGACGTGGACCAGAAGTTGAAAagatttattttgtgattttagaGATGTCAC CTATTACATACATAGACTCCAGTGCTGTTCAAGCATTGAAAGACTTGCACCAGGAGTACAAATCACGGGACATTCAG ATCTGTATTTCCAATCCGAACCGAGATGTTCTGCTGACCTTAACAAAAGCTGGTATTGTAGAGCTTCTTGGTAAGGAGCGGTACTTTGTGAGAGTGCATGATGCTGTTCAAGTTTGCCTTCAGCATGTTCAGAGCTCAACCCAATCTCCTAAGAAACCAGATCCTTCTGCTGAGGAGAAACCAAGAATCTTTAAAAGGTTGTCGAAGCAGAGGGAAGAGGATTTATCAATAGCAGAGTTAGAGTCAGGTGATAATAAAACCTCTGCTCCCAAGCATACAAAGCCGCACTTGGAGCCATTGTTGTCTCGAAGGTCTTGA